The Triticum aestivum cultivar Chinese Spring chromosome 3A, IWGSC CS RefSeq v2.1, whole genome shotgun sequence genome includes a region encoding these proteins:
- the LOC123063671 gene encoding transcription initiation factor IIA subunit 2 has translation MAEAIELYRQSAIGVALIDTLNEMVSSGALSPELAMAVVMQFDKSICHALDKHVESKAVFKGGNLRTYRFCDSEWTLILRNTTFKNEEIETVLPKVKIVAYDMRLIEEPVEPITCQQCQ, from the exons ATGGCGGAGGCCATCGAACTGTACCGGCAGTCCGCGATCGGCGTGGCCCTCATCGACACGCTGAACGAGATGGTGAGCAGCGGCGCGCTCAGCCCGGAGCTCGCCATGGCCGTCGTCATGCAGTTCGACAAG TCCATCTGCCACGCGCTGGACAAGCATGTCGAGAGCAAGGCCGTCTTCAAG GGCGGCAATCTGCGCACGTACAGGTTCTGCGACAGCGAGTGGACTCTCATCCTGAGAAACACAACATTCAAGAACGAGGAGATCGAAACAGTCCTCCCCAAGGTGAAGATCGTGGCCTATGATATGAGACTGATTGAGGAGCCTGTAGAACCTATCACTTGCCAGCAATGCCAGTAG
- the LOC123063669 gene encoding pentatricopeptide repeat-containing protein At3g48250, chloroplastic — MAAPPAHLRRLLLPHLRRNRLFSALTDTPSSPPPPAPTSDAILYSLRGLSKDPPQALSLFRRAAAAGHPLGPAAYNLMLRTLASTPDAARAHFWPFLRDMDAAGHSVDQGTYLAALASFKRASLATDYATLSARLAKSRADHAASGGTPVTALADAVRGLDPDQPGADEELETKLEGVAEQLLPLTEAAVAGVLREARDVPAKALAFFRWAGRQDGYEHGSIAYNAMARVLGREESQREFWDLVQEMKAGELHIDIDTYMKLSRQFQKRHMMTEAVELYELMMDGPYKPAQQDGPLLLRRIAMGPEPDLELVYRVVRKFEAVYEFKTKNVFDGIHRALTSNGRFDEAAEIVERMRGAGHQPDNITYSQLVFGLCKAAKCDEARKVLDEMEAEGCTPDLKTWTMLIQGHCAAGEVDKALQYLTEMIEKDLEADADLLDVMVKGLCKQEKIDAAYTLFVEMVDNAKLNPWQGTYKHIIAELLRVKKLEEALGLLKSMKARKFPPFADPFPSNIAEYGTLEDARDFLKALKGSSNNYPQPPIYVQMFKAFFAEGRYSEAQDLLYKCPIHIRRHHDVTELFEPKKVQATA, encoded by the coding sequence ATGGCGGCGCCGCCGGCccacctccgccgcctcctgctGCCGCACCTCCGCCGGAACCGCCTCTTCTCCGCCCTCACCgacaccccttcctcgcccccgccgcccgccccgACCTCAGACGCCATCCTCTACTCGCTCCGCGGCCTCTCCAAGGACCCGCCGCAGGCGCTCTCCCTCTTCCGGCGCGCGGCGGCCGCGGGCCACCCGCTCGGCCCCGCGGCCTACAACCTCATGCTGCGCACGCTCGCCTCCACCCCGGACGCCGCGCGGGCCCACTTCTGGCCCTTCCTCCGCGACATGGACGCCGCCGGCCACTCCGTCGATCAGGGCACCTacctcgccgccctcgcctccTTCAAGCGCGCCAGCCTCGCCACCGACTACGCCACCCTCTCCGCCCGCCTCGCCAAGTCCCGGGCCGACCACGCCGCCTCCGGCGGCACTCCCGTCACCGCCCTCGCCGACGCCGTCCGCGGGCTCGACCCCGACCAGCCGGGGGCGGACGAGGAGCTCGAGACGAAGCTGGAGGGCGTCGCCGAGCAGCTGCTGCCGCTCACGGAGGCCGCCGTGGCCGGGGTGCTGCGGGAGGCGAGGGACGTCCCCGCCAAGGCGCTCGCTTTCTTCCGGTGGGCCGGCCGGCAGGACGGGTACGAGCACGGGTCCATCGCCTACAACGCGATGGCGAGGGTGCTTGGCCGGGAGGAGTCGCAGCGGGAGTTCTGGGATCTGGTGCAGGAGATGAAGGCCGGCGAGCTGCACATCGACATCGATACCTACATGAAGCTGTCCCGGCAGTTCCAGAAGCGCCACATGATGACCGAGGCCGTGGAGCTCTACGAGCTCATGATGGACGGCCCCTACAAGCCCGCGCAGCAGGACGGGCCGCTGCTCCTCCGGCGCATCGCCATGGGGCCAGAGCCTGACCTCGAGCTGGTGTATCGAGTGGTGAGGAAGTTCGAGGCCGTCTACGAGTTCAAGACAAAGAATGTGTTTGACGGGATCCACAGGGCGCTCACAAGCAATGGCAGGTTCGACGAGGCCGCGGAGATCGTGGAAAGGATGAGAGGCGCTGGCCACCAGCCGGACAACATCACTTATAGCCAGCTGGTCTTTGGGCTGTGCAAGGCCGCCAAGTGCGATGAAGCTCGCAAGGTGCTCGATGAAATGGAGGCTGAGGGTTGCACGCCGGACTTGAAGACCTGGACCATGTTGATCCAAGGGCACTGTGCCGCTGGGGAGGTGGACAAGGCTCTGCAGTACTTGACAGAGATGATCGAGAAGGACTTGGAGGCAGACGCCGATTTGCTGGATGTGATGGTGAAAGGTCTGTGCAAACAAGAAAAGATTGATGCGGCTTACACTTTGTTTGTTGAGATGGTGGACAATGCCAAGTTGAACCCTTGGCAAGGCACTTACAAGCATATCATTGCTGAGTTGCTGAGGGTGAAGAAACTCGAGGAGGCACTGGGCCTTCTTAAATCAATGAAAGCCCGCAAGTTTCCACCTTTTGCAGACCCCTTCCCTTCAAACATCGCTGAATACGGGACGCTTGAAGATGCCAGGGACTTTCTCAAGGCCTTGAAAGGATCGTCTAATAACTATCCGCAGCCCCCTATCTATGTGCAGATGTTCAAGGCATTCTTCGCGGAGGGGAGGTACTCAGAAGCTCAGGATTTACTCTACAAATGCCCCATCCATATCCGCAGGCATCATGATGTCACCGAGCTGTTTGAACCAAAAAAAGTTCAGGCTACTGCTTGA